The genomic DNA TGACCATTGCTTTGCAGGAGATTCTGGATCAGCCGGTCAAGTTTCGCGCACGTCCCGATTTCAAACGAGGGGCGGCAACGGTCGAATTCTACATGGAACGTGAGGGGTACGAAGAAGACATTTTACGAGGGCAGGGGGGATCGGTTGCGAATATCTTGAGCGTTGGTTTGCGGATGTTCGCACTCATGACTCTCGATGAGACAGAGCATCGACGTTTTTTAGTTCTCGACGAGCAGGACTGTTGGTTACGTCCAGATCTTGTTCCCGGGTTAGTGAAAATGGTTCAGGAGGCCGGCCAGGCACTTGGATTTCAGGTGTTGATGATCAGCCACCACGAAAGCTCTCTCTTCGAGAAATTTGCAGACCGTATTTATCGACTCAGCCTGAACAGTGAAGGCAGTATTCAGGCTGAGCAGGTGGTTACTGAGGCAGGAACCCCGGATGGTCAAACTTCTCAGTCCGTTGCGGACCCTGTTCCAGTCGCCAGAAAGAAGCCCTCTCCCGGAAAGCTGTTTGATTGAGTCACTGTTGAGGCGGACTTCTGAGGCGGACTTCAAGTCTTTTTCGAAGAACAGTTACTCAGTCAGAATTGGAGAGTGTGAGTCGAAGAGTCAGCTTTAGAGTTAGAGCCGTTTGCTCTACGGTGTGCCCGTGAAGAACGCATTTCTCTAGAAAAATACTGTTCGTCACGAGGCAGATCCTGCAAACCGATTCGAAGGATGCTCTTGAACTTTGATCTCTTGATGGTTGACAATCTTTCTTCTTAATCGCCATGCTCAGTATCTCATCTCTCGCGGATGAAACAGAACGCCTGTTCGATAAATCTTTGTTTCTCAGGGTTACCATGAAGACGATTCTTCTCTCTATCCAACTTAGCCTTACAGTGCTCTGTTCATTCACAGTTGTCATTGCGGAAGAGGCCCCGCGTAATCGTGTTCTGGTGATTGGAATCGATGGGATTCGACGGGACGCTTTGCTGCAAGCAGAAACACCGAACCTTAAAAGTCTGATCAAGGAAGGGGCGTTTTCCGAGAATACTGAAATTCTTGGGGAACGATATTCAAAGAATAACACAATCAGCGGGCCTGGCTGGTCAAGTTTTCTGACAGGTGTCTGGGCGGATAAACATGGAGTTCACGATA from Thalassoglobus polymorphus includes the following:
- a CDS encoding P-loop NTPase family protein; this encodes MSSDDLTNVKSESEHLQAPESVRRRTNRLIDRREERVLQSQRLDKSFRELNAFLDIADDVSLALEQLSEELFQQLLGMVQEKLTIALQEILDQPVKFRARPDFKRGAATVEFYMEREGYEEDILRGQGGSVANILSVGLRMFALMTLDETEHRRFLVLDEQDCWLRPDLVPGLVKMVQEAGQALGFQVLMISHHESSLFEKFADRIYRLSLNSEGSIQAEQVVTEAGTPDGQTSQSVADPVPVARKKPSPGKLFD